The DNA region CCGCAGGCCCCGCAGACGCCGCGGGCCACCGTGCGCGACCCGCTGCCGATCGTGCCGCTCGGCTCCAACGGCCCGCTGGTCGGGGCGCAGGGGCTGGGCTGCATGGGGATGACCGAGATGTACGGGCCGAGCGACCGCACCGAGTCGCTCGCCACCCTCGAACTGGCCCTGGACTGCGGGGTCACCCTCTTCGACACCTCCGACGCGTACGGCATCGGCGCCAACGAGGAGCTGCTCCGGCCGTTCCTGCGCCGGCACCGCCGCTCCGCGCTGATCTCCACCAAGTTCGGCCTGGTCCGCAGGCCCGGCGATCCGTTCCACCAGGGGATCGACAACTCCCCGGGCAATCTGCGGCGTTCGGTCGAGGCGAGCCTGCGCCGGCTCGGCGTCGACTGCATCGACCTGTACTTCGTGCACCGGCTCGACCCGCTGACGCCGGTGGAGGAGACGGTCGCCGCGATGGCGCGGATGGTCAACGAGGGCAAGGTCTGCCACCTGGGCCTGTCGGAGGTGACCGGCGCGCAGTTACGGGCCGCGCACGAGGTGCACCCGATCGCCGCCGTGCAGTCGGAGTGGTCGCTGTTCTCGCGCGATGTGGAGGCCGACGTGGTGCCGGTCGCCGTCGACCTCGGCGTGGCGCTGATGCCGTCCGCGCCGCTCGGACGCGGCTTCCTGGCGGGCGCGTTCACCGACGCGGGCACGCTGCACGACGACGACTTCCGCCGCCAGACCGAGCGCTTCACCGGCGCCAACGCCCGGCGCAACGCCGAACTCCTCGCGCCGTTACGGGAGATCGCGGCCGCCCGCGGCGCCACCCCGGCGCAGATCGCGCTCGCCTGGCTGCACGACCGGACGCGGGTGCACGGCGCCGCGGTGGTTCCGGTGCCCGGCACCCGCAGCGGGGTCCGGCTGCTGGAGAACATCGCCGCCGTCCGTATGCACCTGACGCCGGCCGAGCTGGCCCGGCTCGACGGCATCGGCCCGCAGGTGGCCGGCCGCCGCGAGGTCGGCCTGGCCTTCGAACGCGCGGGCCGGGCGGGATACCACTAGCCGCGCCCGCGCCCGATCCCGCAACCCCCGTCCCCGACGCACAGCTGCACCCGGGTCGCACCGCCGAGGCGGCGGCCCCCGTGCAGCGCGGCGGGGGCGTCGCCGTGTCGGGCCCCGCCACGCCGGGAGAGCGGCGAAGCAGGTGGCGCGGGGCGCTGACGGGCCGCTCACCGGCCCAGCGACGGGTGGGCCGGACGCCCCGCGCGGGTCCTGCGCGGGGCGTTTCCTTTTGACAGCTCTGGAATGCTGTTCCACCATGGGAATGGAACGACATTCCAGAAGCGGCGTCCGGGCGGCCCGGACCGCCCCGACCCCGCCGGAGGCACCCCATGACCACCCCCACCCCGCACAGCCAGCGGCCCACCCCGCAGAACCACCGGCCCACCTCGCAGGACCAGCGGCCCACCTCGCAGGACCAGCGGCCCACCCCGCAGGACCAGCGACCCACCCCGCACCCGCGGGCCTCGCGGAGCACCCCCACCCGCACGTCACGATCATCGGCGCCGGCCTCGGGGGCCTCATGCTCGCCCGCGTCCTGCACGTCCACGGCATCCCGGCCACGGTCTACGAGGCCGAGGCGTCATCGACCGCGCGCTCGCAGGGCGGAATGCTCGACATCCACGAGCACAACGGCCAGGCCGCCCTCGCCGCGGCCGGCCTGACCGAGGGCTTCCGCGCCCTGGTCCTGGAGGGCCGCGAGGCGACCCGGGCGCTGGCCCCGGACGGCAGCGTGCTGCTCGACCAGCCGGACGACGGCGGGCACGGCCGCCCCGAGGTGCAGCGCGGCGCACTGCGGCAGCTCCTGCTCGACTCGCTGCCGGACGGCACGGTCCGATGGGGGCACAAGGTCCGCGGCGTCCGGCCGCTGGGCGAGGGCGACGCGGCCGGGTCCGGCGGGTCCGGCGAGGCTGGCAGGTCCCGTGAGGCTGGCGGGTCCGGTGAGGGCCGCTACGAAGTGGTCTTCGCCGACGGCGCGACCGTCGTCACCGAGCTGCTGGTCGGCGCGGACGGCGCCTGGTCGCGGGTCCGCCCGCTGCTGTCGGACGCCACACCCCGCTACACCGGCGTGTCCTACGTGGAGACGTACCTCTACGACGCCGACACCCGGCACCCGGCCGCCGCGAAGGCCGTCGGCGGCGGCGCGATGTTCGCACTCGTGCCGGGCAAGGGCATCCTGGCCCACCGGGAGAGCGGCGGCGCCCTGCACACCTACGTGGCGCTGGCCAGGCCGCAGGGGTGGTTCGACGCCGTCGACTTCACCGACGCGGCCGCCGCGGCGGCGTACGTGGCCGGGGAGTTCGAGGGCTGGGCGCCCGAACTCACCGCGCTGATCACCGACGGTGAGACCGCGCCCGTACTGCGTCCGCTCAACACGCTCCCGGCGGACCACCATTGGGACCGCGTCCCGGGCGTCACGCTGATCGGCGACGCCGCGCACCTGATGATCCCCTCGGGGGAGGGCGCCAACCTGGCGATGTACGACGGCGCCCAGCTCGCGCTGTCCCTGGCCGCGCACCCCGGCGACCCCGAGGCGGCGCTGGCCGCCTACGAGCGGGACCTGTTCCCCCGCAGCGCCGCCGAGGCCGCCGACGCGAGCGAGCTGAACACCCTGATGCTGGGCCCCGACTCCCCCCACGGCCTGATCGCCATGTTTGTCGGCGCCGCGCAGGCGGACCCGGCCGAGCACTGACCCGGGCGGGCGGGGATTCGGAGACGGCCGGACGGACGCGGCGCGCGAGCGGGGGGACGGCCCCTGGGGCTCGCCGGAATTCGGTGGTGCCCCCAACGGGATTCGAACCCGTGCTACCGCCTTGAAAGGGCGGCGTCCTGGGCCACTAGACGATGAGGGCTCGTGGGCCGGCCGAGGGGCCTGCTACGGCGCTTCGGGGACGTTGCGCAGCATAGGGGACGGCCAGGGCATTGGGCAAAACGTATGCGGGCCGGCGGGGCGCGGCTGGCGGCGGGCGGGGGCGGGTCCGCAGGAGGTCCACGGCGAGATCCACGGCGAGGTCCACGGCGGGTACGGCGCGG from Actinacidiphila sp. DG2A-62 includes:
- a CDS encoding aldo/keto reductase, producing MRDPLPIVPLGSNGPLVGAQGLGCMGMTEMYGPSDRTESLATLELALDCGVTLFDTSDAYGIGANEELLRPFLRRHRRSALISTKFGLVRRPGDPFHQGIDNSPGNLRRSVEASLRRLGVDCIDLYFVHRLDPLTPVEETVAAMARMVNEGKVCHLGLSEVTGAQLRAAHEVHPIAAVQSEWSLFSRDVEADVVPVAVDLGVALMPSAPLGRGFLAGAFTDAGTLHDDDFRRQTERFTGANARRNAELLAPLREIAAARGATPAQIALAWLHDRTRVHGAAVVPVPGTRSGVRLLENIAAVRMHLTPAELARLDGIGPQVAGRREVGLAFERAGRAGYH
- a CDS encoding FAD-dependent oxidoreductase → MIGAGLGGLMLARVLHVHGIPATVYEAEASSTARSQGGMLDIHEHNGQAALAAAGLTEGFRALVLEGREATRALAPDGSVLLDQPDDGGHGRPEVQRGALRQLLLDSLPDGTVRWGHKVRGVRPLGEGDAAGSGGSGEAGRSREAGGSGEGRYEVVFADGATVVTELLVGADGAWSRVRPLLSDATPRYTGVSYVETYLYDADTRHPAAAKAVGGGAMFALVPGKGILAHRESGGALHTYVALARPQGWFDAVDFTDAAAAAAYVAGEFEGWAPELTALITDGETAPVLRPLNTLPADHHWDRVPGVTLIGDAAHLMIPSGEGANLAMYDGAQLALSLAAHPGDPEAALAAYERDLFPRSAAEAADASELNTLMLGPDSPHGLIAMFVGAAQADPAEH